Genomic segment of Thiohalomonas denitrificans:
TTCGTTCCACGCTCCCAACTATGATACGGCCGTGCAAAGTAGACATCACAGCCAAGCTGTTCGGTCACCACGGGGTGGTGGGCGAACTCACTACCGTTGTCGAGCGTCAGCGTTTCGACCTGACCAAGCCACGGGCCGAGGGCGGAAACGATC
This window contains:
- a CDS encoding IS30 family transposase produces the protein IVSALGPWLGQVETLTLDNGSEFAHHPVVTEQLGCDVYFARPYHSWERGTNENTNGLIRQYFPKGTDFSKISKEQIQEVENKLNLRPRKRLGYKAPIELMVA